One Pseudanabaena sp. ABRG5-3 DNA segment encodes these proteins:
- a CDS encoding NB-ARC domain-containing protein translates to MAKASKRGQQILKDKLRQLGLSQTASQVLEKAGSIGVAKRFFQGDDIRQATFMEICEFLGVDWQEAIARTPQIDLKEAQQVRNFYGRTAELQQLEKWVMGARYQIVTILGMGGMGKTSLASQLAHQLKEEFEFTIWRSLRNAPSFESILTDILQFLSHPQPLELPDNLPAQLDLLMRYLDARRCLLVIDNWESILSDRSGYLSGYRSGFEGYGDLIRYIGERSHQSCLVMTSREAPPELSRLIGDKVRSLPLSGLSQQDGLQIFERESIAANEAEWQEIITHYAGNPLALKIVAAGIRDLLGGDVAQMLALMREGGLTFGDIQDLLHRQFLRLSEAEQEVMYWLAIAREPISILSLKESLLSRESKQRLIATLELLKKRSLIEITTNGFTLQPVVMEYVNYQFIEKTCQEITCAEQKLNLLHSHALIEATAKDYIRDAQTRFILQPVADKVGYQAIAFALTRLKAEVPSKQGYAGGNLLNLFCYLHIDLTDYDFSNLSIWQADLREVELHGVNFSNCDLAKSAFRATFSSMMATAFSPDGKILATSDVRGWIYFWQVADGSQLFKTQAHSEFIFALAFSHDGQMMASGSLDRMIKLWNVQTGECILAMEAHALGVASLAFSPDDRLIASCGGDRTVKLIEVKTGKCLMTLEGHEQIVRSVAFSPDGQMVASCGLDRTIKLWSVSTGACLRTIVDSSAVYALAFAPQIDAQSSDGQLASAGEDCLIKIWDVHTGQIVSAIAGHQKQIWAIAFSADGQMLASAGDDETVKLWSMSTGEVIRTLYGHKNRIWSVAFSPDAKTLVSGSDDRIVKLWDVEMGQCIRTIQGYHRATKPVAFSHDSNTLFSFSYEEQSVRVWDVETAKCLRNFDLGTSGVMQVAFSPNQQTFACGNYDHTIKIFDTKNGTCSQTLLGHSTWVRFVIFSPNGEMLISGSGDRTIKIWHLPTGECLNTLCGHTSPIQSLAIDANGETFASGSWDGTIKIWDLRSPECLMTLAGHSDRVESLAFSQDGMLISGSVDRTIKFWDLATGICARTIQNQFPIWTIALSSTSPILAFCGYASGVKLWCLRTHQYLNDLEGNFGIGYMGDVIFSADGQLLASGGEDGTNRLWNVQTGKSFKLLKIPKPYEEMNINGVKGLTEAQKSTLKALGAVEEV, encoded by the coding sequence ATGGCAAAAGCATCTAAACGAGGACAGCAAATACTCAAGGACAAATTGCGTCAGCTTGGGCTGTCCCAGACTGCTAGCCAAGTCTTAGAAAAGGCGGGATCGATTGGTGTGGCTAAGCGTTTTTTTCAGGGGGATGATATTCGCCAAGCGACCTTCATGGAGATCTGTGAATTTTTGGGCGTGGATTGGCAAGAGGCGATCGCAAGGACTCCTCAAATCGATTTAAAAGAGGCTCAACAAGTTCGTAATTTCTATGGGCGTACTGCCGAACTGCAACAGTTAGAAAAATGGGTAATGGGCGCTCGCTATCAAATTGTCACCATTTTAGGCATGGGCGGCATGGGTAAAACTTCCCTAGCATCACAACTTGCCCATCAATTAAAAGAAGAATTTGAATTTACGATCTGGCGATCGCTCCGCAATGCCCCATCTTTCGAGAGCATCCTCACCGATATTTTGCAGTTTCTCTCCCATCCGCAACCGCTTGAACTACCCGATAATTTACCCGCACAGCTTGACCTCCTGATGCGCTATCTAGATGCGCGGCGATGTTTGCTCGTAATTGATAACTGGGAATCGATTCTGAGCGATCGCTCTGGCTATCTCTCTGGCTATCGCTCTGGTTTTGAAGGCTATGGCGATTTGATTAGATATATCGGCGAACGTAGCCATCAAAGTTGTTTGGTGATGACCAGTCGCGAAGCACCACCAGAACTATCGCGATTGATAGGTGACAAAGTGCGATCGCTACCTTTATCGGGCTTATCGCAGCAGGATGGATTGCAGATATTCGAGCGAGAATCGATAGCAGCAAACGAGGCGGAATGGCAGGAAATTATTACTCACTATGCGGGAAATCCCCTCGCTCTCAAAATTGTCGCCGCAGGGATTCGCGATTTACTGGGTGGTGATGTTGCCCAAATGCTAGCCTTAATGAGGGAAGGGGGGCTTACCTTTGGCGATATTCAGGATTTGCTACATCGGCAATTTTTGAGGCTATCGGAAGCAGAGCAGGAGGTAATGTATTGGCTAGCGATCGCCCGTGAACCTATTTCGATTCTCAGTCTCAAGGAGAGCTTACTATCACGAGAATCCAAGCAAAGACTAATCGCGACTCTGGAATTGTTGAAGAAGCGATCGCTAATCGAAATTACGACTAATGGCTTCACTCTCCAACCCGTCGTGATGGAATATGTCAATTATCAATTCATCGAAAAAACTTGTCAGGAGATAACTTGCGCTGAACAGAAACTGAATTTGCTCCATAGTCATGCTCTCATTGAAGCCACCGCCAAAGACTATATTCGTGATGCTCAGACGCGCTTTATCCTCCAGCCTGTTGCGGATAAGGTGGGCTATCAAGCGATCGCATTTGCCTTAACGAGATTAAAAGCAGAAGTTCCATCGAAGCAAGGTTATGCAGGTGGCAATTTGCTGAATCTCTTTTGCTATCTGCATATCGATCTAACGGATTATGATTTCTCTAATTTATCGATTTGGCAAGCTGACCTTAGAGAAGTGGAACTACATGGAGTAAACTTCTCTAACTGCGATCTTGCTAAATCCGCTTTTAGAGCCACTTTTAGCAGTATGATGGCGACTGCCTTTAGTCCCGATGGCAAGATTTTAGCCACTAGCGATGTTAGGGGCTGGATTTATTTTTGGCAAGTTGCTGATGGTAGTCAACTCTTCAAAACTCAAGCCCATAGCGAATTTATATTTGCCCTTGCCTTCAGTCATGATGGTCAAATGATGGCAAGTGGCAGCCTCGATCGCATGATTAAGCTATGGAACGTGCAAACTGGTGAATGTATTCTGGCGATGGAAGCCCATGCCCTTGGGGTGGCAAGTCTTGCTTTTAGTCCTGACGATCGCCTGATTGCAAGTTGTGGAGGCGATCGCACCGTCAAACTTATTGAAGTCAAGACAGGCAAATGCTTGATGACCTTAGAGGGACATGAGCAGATCGTGCGATCGGTTGCTTTTAGCCCTGATGGTCAAATGGTTGCTAGTTGCGGCTTGGATCGCACCATTAAGCTATGGAGCGTGTCAACGGGAGCCTGTCTGCGAACGATTGTCGATTCTAGTGCGGTCTATGCACTCGCTTTTGCGCCCCAAATCGATGCTCAAAGTTCAGATGGACAACTTGCTAGTGCTGGTGAAGATTGCCTGATCAAGATTTGGGATGTTCATACAGGGCAAATCGTGAGCGCGATCGCAGGGCATCAGAAACAGATTTGGGCGATCGCTTTCAGTGCTGACGGTCAGATGCTAGCGAGTGCGGGTGATGATGAGACGGTGAAGCTGTGGTCAATGAGTACGGGTGAAGTAATTAGAACTCTGTATGGTCATAAAAATCGGATTTGGTCGGTTGCCTTTAGTCCCGACGCGAAGACATTGGTGAGTGGTAGTGATGATCGGATTGTGAAGTTATGGGACGTGGAGATGGGGCAATGTATTAGAACGATTCAGGGCTATCACAGAGCGACTAAGCCTGTTGCCTTTAGTCATGATAGCAATACTCTCTTTTCGTTTAGTTATGAAGAACAGAGTGTCAGGGTTTGGGATGTTGAGACTGCCAAATGTTTGAGAAATTTCGATCTCGGTACATCGGGAGTGATGCAGGTTGCCTTTAGCCCTAACCAGCAAACCTTTGCCTGTGGTAATTACGACCATACGATCAAGATTTTTGATACTAAAAATGGAACCTGTTCCCAAACCCTCCTAGGACATTCGACTTGGGTGAGATTTGTGATTTTCTCTCCTAATGGTGAGATGTTGATTTCAGGAAGTGGCGATCGCACGATTAAGATCTGGCATTTGCCAACGGGAGAATGCTTGAATACTCTATGCGGTCATACCAGCCCAATCCAATCTCTAGCCATTGATGCCAATGGTGAAACCTTTGCTAGTGGTAGTTGGGATGGCACGATTAAAATTTGGGATCTGCGATCGCCTGAATGTCTAATGACTTTAGCGGGACATAGCGATCGGGTCGAAAGTTTAGCGTTTAGTCAAGATGGAATGTTAATTAGTGGCAGTGTGGATCGCACCATCAAGTTCTGGGATCTCGCAACGGGGATTTGTGCAAGAACAATCCAAAACCAGTTTCCCATCTGGACAATTGCTTTAAGTTCAACTTCTCCAATCCTCGCATTTTGTGGATATGCCTCAGGGGTAAAGCTTTGGTGTTTACGGACTCATCAATATTTAAACGATTTGGAAGGAAATTTTGGTATTGGGTATATGGGTGATGTGATTTTCAGCGCTGACGGACAGCTTTTAGCCAGTGGCGGCGAGGATGGGACTAATCGGCTTTGGAATGTGCAAACTGGAAAGAGTTTCAAGTTATTGAAAATTCCTAAGCCCTATGAGGAGATGAATATTAATGGGGTAAAGGGTTTGACTGAGGCTCAAAAATCTACACTAAAGGCATTAGGGGCAGTTGAGGAAGTTTAA
- a CDS encoding alpha/beta hydrolase: MKKHLVKITIGISASLLTAYIGISVIAANILSTPQRIFDPKAVSVFSQPPSEVDFFTSDGVEIAGWFLSSKLNQKAIILVHGMNSSRTAEMGGRFPEFAAGLNREGFTILMIDLRGHGQSGNARFTFGITERRDVIAAVNWLKRRGYQPKAIGVLGVSMGASTAISATAEDSDIGALVTDSAYAEVYPVMQQNWSNVSGLPNIFLPSTMMFGSWLTGYDLTTSKPVNEIGSIVPRPVLIIHSKYDPFTPINQAYALKSANPLSIYWETSATNHAESYNTNPKAYIRKVSDFFSQNLN; the protein is encoded by the coding sequence ATGAAAAAGCATCTTGTCAAGATTACGATTGGAATCTCCGCATCCCTATTGACAGCATACATAGGAATCTCTGTGATTGCCGCAAATATCCTCTCGACTCCTCAAAGAATTTTTGATCCCAAAGCAGTCTCAGTCTTTAGTCAACCTCCATCAGAAGTTGATTTTTTCACTTCTGATGGAGTAGAAATCGCAGGATGGTTTCTTTCTTCCAAACTTAATCAGAAAGCAATCATCCTCGTGCATGGAATGAATTCCAGTCGTACAGCAGAAATGGGTGGGCGTTTTCCAGAATTTGCAGCAGGATTGAATCGAGAAGGCTTTACGATTTTGATGATTGACTTGCGTGGTCACGGACAAAGTGGCAATGCGAGATTTACCTTTGGGATAACCGAAAGACGAGATGTGATTGCGGCTGTGAATTGGTTAAAACGTAGAGGCTATCAGCCGAAAGCAATTGGCGTGCTTGGCGTATCTATGGGAGCATCAACTGCGATCAGCGCAACCGCAGAAGACTCTGATATTGGAGCCTTAGTTACAGATAGTGCCTATGCCGAAGTCTACCCAGTAATGCAACAGAATTGGAGTAATGTTTCAGGACTTCCTAATATTTTTTTACCATCAACAATGATGTTTGGAAGTTGGCTCACTGGCTACGATCTCACCACATCTAAACCAGTTAACGAAATTGGAAGTATTGTTCCTCGTCCTGTTTTGATTATTCATAGCAAATATGACCCCTTCACCCCTATAAATCAAGCCTATGCTTTGAAATCGGCAAATCCTCTATCAATTTACTGGGAGACATCTGCGACTAACCATGCTGAAAGCTACAACACAAATCCCAAAGCTTACATTAGGAAGGTCTCCGATTTCTTTAGTCAGAACCTAAATTAA